From the Tachysurus fulvidraco isolate hzauxx_2018 chromosome 21, HZAU_PFXX_2.0, whole genome shotgun sequence genome, the window ACGACAGATGTCAGAGCGACAGACCTGTAGTCATTCAGTCCAGTGATAGAGGGTTTCTTGGGGACCGGGATGATTGTGGAGAGTTTCAAGCaattcacacagctccagtgatctaTTGAAGATATGGGTAAAGATAGGAGCCAGTTGGTCAGCCAGTTGGACCCCGTCTGGGCCGGGAGCTGTATTAATACAGAACACTGTGTCCCCTGATTACTTACTAGGGCTTTGAATCACGTGAttcttttgttaatatttatgcaTTAGACTGTTTGTATGTTCGCATTTCTTTTGAGAACAATATTCagtattgtttatttatctaatcGTTTTCATAGACAATATGGGTCTGAACGATTCGATTCAGTTTCGATTCCGAGCCAGTTCGCAGTGACGCATTGATTCATATATTGCATATTAAGAAccaaaactgtttttttttatttatcaattgCATTCTCATTTTTCACTTGAAAGGAATCACGTTACTTGCTTATTTCTATTAATGAGTTAtgatataaaaattaaacattttttttaaatcagaaatgTTTGGGATTTATAGGTTTCGAACATTGAAGTAACTGTCTTCtgacggataagttaataattggttgTGGTTTATCTTTAcctgtaactccatcctgtGTCTCACAACAATATGTAGAATCCTGTGTATAATTCTATAAAAAAGTCTGAACtgaaaagaaactttttttatgtttttaacagGCACAGAATGATTTTCGGCGCAAGTGGGACAAGGATGAGTATGAACAATTGGCTCAAAAGCGAATCAcaggggaaagagagaaaaaagatggTAAGTACATTGTCCTCCCATGCTTTTCTATGCAATTTAGGAGCGCAGAGGCAAGCTGACcgtgtctgttttgactgcttataaaaaattaagtaaatatgATAGCcatagtctaacttgtttccaacatattaacatatattctGCAcaattttttgtaatatttggtataataaacctcatttatatacaaaaatgcaaaaaaaaagaaaagaacagaaattttgaattatttgattattttcactatagaagCACAAAAGTTGATGAATTATTACAGGCTGgttatatttcaaagccaggacattgttttgaaaccattttgaccatttttaatgtcggcaaataataaaacctgtttttttccaggtcaaattgacttgaagtGTATTATAGCATCATCAATTGTTGACAGAATAACTTCATTCCTTGGCAAGACTAATGACAAAACTCAGAACAATCAGTTTAGGtcttggggatgtggtagctcagtggttaaggtgttgggctactgatcggaaggtcatgggttcgaaccccaggtccaccaagctgccactgctgggaccctgagcaaggcccttaaccctcagttgctcagttgtaagtgactctggataagggtgtctgctaaatgccgtaaaggtaatgtaatgtaatgttgtgATTTCAGTGATGGTCAAGACACTAATAAAGTGGCCAATGAGTTTGTGTtgaattgattcatttatttctgtattcgCTTCTCTAGGCAAACTCGTACCCCCGGTCAAACTAGCGCCTCTCCAGCCCAGAGACTACAAGGTGGATTTGGAGTCTAAGGTTGGAAGGACCAGCTTCATCACAAAGACCACACCACAGGCTGAGATGGGAGGGTAGGTCCTGATGAACATCTGCTGAACTAGATATATGCAGAAGGCCTACATGTCCTTTTTTTACATTGTCACACTGCATCTCTAAACTCCACATCAAACCATTTTAGTTATTTACTGCTTATTtgactgttatttacacaccaCTATAAAATAGGGATTTCTCTGGAGGCGTGGgtaaaatggcaaaaatgtcATTACAATGGGCAAACCACTGTGTATAAGTGGTTTGCACATTGGTTTACACAAAATGGCAAAATGgtaaaatggcaaaaatgtcATTACAATGTGCAAACCACTTATACACAGTGGTTTGCCCATTGTAATgacatttttgccattttacCCACGCCTCCAGAGAAATCCCTATTTTATAGtggtgtgtaaataacagtcaAATTTTCAAGTTCATGTCAGGAAATTTATTTGCATGCTTTCTGAACAAAATCAGCCCCTTTCCAAACCCTGTGCATCATTTCATCAAAGACCATGATTGTAAACTGTGACATCATGCagtattttaatacattttcttaAAGGTGATGAATTTGACATTATAAATTAGAATAGCTGTAATATTGACTAAAATAATCCATTTACAAGCATCCCATGTTGATGTAGTAACGTGTCTAGCAATGTTGAGAACAGCAACATGTACATGAGAGGGAATTTTGCATATGTGCATGTTTATATTGAGACTGAAGTCATTTATACCACAGAGTGgtgtcagaaaaacaaatgaacctTCTAAGCGGATCAACACACTGATTGGACAGTTTAAAACTCAATTCTGATGAAAACATCAATCCTAGCAACACATTAGTGGCTTCAATGCCGTTTTATTAGGTTGCCCAATTTTTCCATGTGGGTTTTACACTACTTCGGCAAGTTGAGTGATCAGATCACAATTTGCGTCCCATTCACACCCTGTTCACTTGTGATCTGTTTAAACAGAGGCTGATATTAAACAGCCTCTCACCATAACCCTCTCTGTGGACAGGGCTCACTCTGTAActttacttttttatgtttcattagTATGTCTCATAAGTGATGCTGTACTTTGTCCCTTTAGGCACTACTGCAATGTTTGCGATTGTGAGGTGAAAGACTCATTCAACTTTCTCGATCATATCAATGGCAGGAAGCGTGagtattcactttttttttaccattttttaaatttaccaTATGCAGTAGGTAACACACGTTAAAGTTTGCTTCTTTCTTGTACAGACCAGAGGAACCTGGGAATGTCAATGAGAGTGGAACGCTCCACATTGGAACAGGTTAAAAAACGTTTCGAGTTTTTTAAGAAgaaactggaagaaaaaaaaaagaacaaatttgAAGAGCAAATGAAGAAATTGCAGGAAGAGGTGGGTAATGGGATCAAGCTTATTCTGACATCAGGAGGGTTGTTGGTTTGGTTTCAGAAGGAAACGTTCTGAGCTATGAGAAAATCACATCATAGTAAGTTTGTAATTGTAATACTATGTATAGATATAGCCGtgacaaagagacacagagatctGGTGACATGAGCGAAAGCCCCTAGGTTGCAAGATATGGATGTGAACATGACAATGTtgagaaaagtttaactttatgcGAATACGGAGTGATTTCTTGCAGCAACTACCAATGGAATTTACGACAGTAGCGTgcacataaacaacacacactgcttcttcttcatctcatatgatataatgcatatatacactgctgaatcttatacacaaacaccaaatttGCCTCCATGATGTTTCATTTTAGCTGCAAGAAATCTCCTGATTTTTTTGGCCCACATGCTGCTACACAATACGATGAAAGCATGTAGTAGGAACACCTGCTGGTTACTTCATAGTACAGCGACTGGCTGTTCTATGTTGgttatgtgtacatgtgttttttGATCCATTATATAATCAAACAATCTACAAAGACGTTTTACAGTCTTCATCTGTTCAGTTAGAGCGAGTCTGTGTCCATGATTGCCTCATATTCCCGTTCTTGCCTGACAGGCGTTGAACCCCATGTGGTCGTCTTCTGTAGCCTGTCTGTTTGATAGGTTGTacatgagatgcttttctgctcaccatttATATAAAGCATGGATATTTATGCTGCTGTCAGCTCGAATCactctggccattctcctctgttatccctcatcaacaaggtgtttctgtTTCGTTTTCCCTCAGTTCTGATGTTTCATGTTAGTATTGACATGAAAGTATCTTCCTCAtgaaacacttgaactagcactttctcccctgtttgttgtgagtgtgtatttaaaaagaagaaaaaaggctcatggtatctccagtctgtaacccagtgacccagagttaatgtattcaataatagagacttaaaagcacttatgtatgtcgctctggatgagggcctctgccaaatgctgtaaatgtattgacTGAGACTCTTTCATCAGTGTTCATCTACGTATACAATGAAGAGTAAGGTCTTCACTAgtactttattacacactgtgTAATATTTGATAGACAGCCAAATTATGGTTAGGGACTGAGTAAATACTGATCACACTTCACAAAGACCATTTTGTGAAATgcttaattagattttttaatttGCAGAAATGGGGAAGGACAAATGTGATTATTTTGAGCTACTCTGACTAATTCTTAGAGAGACGCAACAGTTCTTCCCTCTATATAAAAAGCATAAATTCTAAAGATCTAAACCTTAATCTAATCAAACACAGTGCACTGAAGAATTAATGATGTTCATGTTGAGCAAAAATCAAGAGTGCTACTTTAATCACTTCTATTATATAATCATGAGAATAATATAACGAATTTATTTCATTCTGTTCTATAATACTAAACTACATATTATAGAACAACGGAATGAAATACATGTGcacaatatatacattttaaaatgggattgttgtatgtgtatgttttcaGGAGGAAAAGGCAAAAGCGTACAAAAGGGAGAAGCGaaatgaaaagaagagaagaagagaagagaggaaacgAAAAGCAGAAGAAGACCTTGAGTTTGAAGCAGATGAGGAAATAGCTGCTGTAATGGGATTCTCAAAATTCGATTCCTCCAAGAAGCCTCATTGAATATGAATGTGTTGCAGGTACCAATGCTGAGGCCTCACTGCTCTGTTTAGCTTGAGGActggtctgattttttttttttctttttctcaaatGCACAATGAGAATACAATGAAAAAATTCAAAGCCAACAACTAATCCACTTATTTTGCCATCCTTGGTTATTTGACATTCTAGTACTTGTCTAAGTCTGGTGATTTAGTATTCCAATCATTTGTCCAGTCTCTACGATTGATTTGAAGTTACACAGTAAACTAAAGCAATATTAAATTGATCTACTAATGAATCTCTCACTGACATGAGGTAAAGTGTGTAGGTACTAAAGGATAAAAcatacttgattttttttttcctctgctttTGGTCCTCTTTTAAAATTTGAATGTTTGTTGAcacctttttttcattttacattaaaaagctTTTAACCTTTGtatctgaataaatatttaattgccatcagatttcatcatttttaaaataatggttaTTACAACACATCAAGTCATCCCTATTTGCTTCCATGTGTAACACTAGGCCACTCCTTCAAACTTCTAGAGAGCACAGGCCCAAAAAGGAAATACTTCAAATCACTCAAGGTACAaagatttattacaaaaataggACAGCAAATGATTGTTGTGTAAATCAAACACATATAGACATGAAATGATTTATGTATATAACTCATCAAAATTGCTCCCAGCTCTCCAAGATGCTAACAGCCAGCTCACACTCTTACTATATTAGCTAGTTTCCTATGACAGACCCTTAAAGCGTAGGGAGACATTCCCCTGATAATACAtactgaaaagaaaacaaaactaacaacaaaacataaacaacctCTCATAACCACTTCAAGAAAAGATGGCAAACATGGATCCCATACACAGAGAGGCCCACACGCAGAAAGCAAGTACAGGAATCAAGCTGGCAATGTAAGGCTGGGAAAGTGttatataaaaagaagaaatacaaaacaaagcCAAAGCCAATGGACTCGAACACAAACAATCCACGTGCTGGCTGCATAcgtgggggcagtggtggctcaactggttaacgctctgggttgttgattagagAATCggggccctcgagcaaggccctcaaccttccctgctccaggggtgctgtattatatctgcccctgcactctgaccccaacctcctcagttggggtatgtgaagaaaaaaattccactgtgctgtatacgtggtgataataaaggcttctatgccctcCGTTCTATATGCTGCACACACCTCTGAGACCGGCCAGCCAGGgaaccaaacaaaaaacaacacaggagaaacagcAATTGGCTTAAATctaaaacagaagaaaacaaaattaaCAATACATCATGTTTGTTACAAACCCTTTTTGTATGTGCCTAGGGGTCAAGGGTGCAACATTAAAACCCTGAACATGTACTGGAAATAAGCACTAACTGGAAACCACCAAGTCCACAATAGTGTCTTTTATTCTAGTGAACCATACCATCACCAAACAGtccaaacattatatacaaactatatacattataatttttacaaaacaaaacccaaactaattcacatcaaaacagggacaagagaaaagaacaagaccgTGCCAACtcagggaaagaaacaaaacaatcttACTAAGCCGGAAACAAAACTTCTAATCTAACTCAGTCACGATAAACCATAcgttaaacaaaaagaaacatcttcAGCGGGCAAGACGccctaactacactacacttactagaaacaaaaatacaaggggTGGCACGTATCACTAACCTAGTGTTCTAAACAAGTAGCAGTGGCTCAGTGTTGCATAtgtacatcacgtgatgtcttaCCTGTTCTATCTCTTTCCCCGTTTATGGTGTGATTTGATATTTAAGCAGCCAGATAACAGTCGGTAGGAaacatcagagagacaggacCAGAATGAGGCATGGAACACTGATACAGCACAGAACACAGACTTAATCAACAAATTAACACAAGGAtggtacaggacaaaacaaaaaccacacgaGTCAACcaccagacaaacaaaagacGCCGCGTGCCAGAGAGCTCCCGCCTCCTGCACAGGTGTGCCTTTTAAATCCCACGTAGGGCGCCCCCATTGGTGGAGCTGCACATTGTCATCACCATGCATCGCTGTGAttggcagacacacactgacctgttaaaacaaaagtgagggcaaaagagaagggaagaaaaacaacaacaaaacaccattccaaaaaaactaacaatatcATGGGGGACGTAACAATGTTGTattaaaaacactaaacatttttaaaccatGGTTACCAACTGCAtgatctcatttttatttaattaaaatataaaatacatttacctTCTTTGGCAGATAGCAGATATAACAGTCAATGTTTGAGCATTTATCCACATCTGCATCAAAACACATTCCCAAAGggaaatacaattaaaaacttTCAACCCatcttaattaaaaataagacaaagCCCACCAGCAGCTGTCAACATACACAGTCAGCATTACTCAATTTAtctgcatttaaataaacaaaaacacaattttccCATAGCATCAAAATGAATCCCCATACATAAACAAATCAAACGATATAAAATAACTAGTGATGTTACCAGTGACACCGAAGCTCTGAGGCGTGTGTCAAAAAAAATGAACCGACtttcattgaagctttgtatcgATGCTTGATTCCGTCTGGTaaaatcacgtgaccaatgacgtccgaagcttcatttcacacacacccacgtgacTGCTTCGTTATCTGATTAAAGGTTTAAAATCTGAGTTACTAAAAGATCTGAAATGtgggaacactttcatttgatttcgcccaataaggtggatatatatggttttgttgtgaagcctatatttataacttaaatCTCACGCATCATTGGGCAATTATATGATTCAATGTAACATTTCATGTCGTATATTttgtctaatatatatatatatattagagtaGTAATAAGGTGAAAAATATAGGAATGCAACAAAAGCCTTTTGTGCACCGCTTAATACCAATaatgatcttttattttttttaaatggttcacaccttatacttttgagacaaggtctatccttaatctgtttttaggtctagtgtttgatttgctcccagcagctggtctataataataataataataataataataataataataataatacatcatccatgtATTATTGAGGCATTTTCGTGCAAAGCATAACAGAGCCAGATCCTCTGTCCAAGATGTAGCCAACAGCCAAGGTTAAAgcctacttttaattttattcaattgtttcagttttaattattagaataactaagtggtttaaaagtgctgctgttaatttattattgtcaaaatAGGAACACAGTATCTCTCTTTCAATTTAAGTgtgctttattggcatgacaaaaactgtacatttgtattaTGAAAGCATTCGCAGCTGTGTTGTATACAAATAGTACAAAAGGTTACATTTAAACAATACATTGTgtataattaaaagtaaaatagtaaattatagaaatacaataagaACGTACATTcctgtatttttaatatattgattcatttatttattaatctatccttaatttgtcaatccgttcatttttgcttctaaaatgaatacgttgtttggttgtggaacattgTGTGAAAacgctttcaccagcagaggtcctcatcgagctctgatttgaaaagctttgagtaatgaacctttttccgttacaattg encodes:
- the LOC125139863 gene encoding zinc finger matrin-type protein 2-like isoform X2, which produces MQHHQAQNDFRRKWDKDEYEQLAQKRITGEREKKDGKLVPPVKLAPLQPRDYKVDLESKVGRTSFITKTTPQAEMGGHYCNVCDCEVKDSFNFLDHINGRKHQRNLGMSMRVERSTLEQVKKRFEFFKKKLEEKKKNKFEEQMKKLQEEEEKAKAYKREKRNEKKRRREERKRKAEEDLEFEADEEIAAVMGFSKFDSSKKPH